A window of Rhodothermales bacterium genomic DNA:
ACTTCAACCGTATGCCAAACATCTACACGGTACCGTATGAGTTCCGCATGCCAGGTGGGGTTTCAGACAATCGCGACATCTTCCGCGCTCGCCGCTCCATCATCTCGCGCGGCCGATCGGCCGGAACCCTGCACATGGGCTTCTCGCTCGAGAGCGTCGCCACCATCGCCCGCCGGAGCCGTCTGACAATCGCGATTGCGAGCATCATGATCTTCGTGATTGGCCTGACGGGCGTGTTCGCTGTGAGCCACATCATCACTGCGCCTCTTCGACAGATTGCCAGCGTAGCCGAAAGGATCTCGGAAGGCGATTTCGAGGGTAGTCTGGAAATCCAGTCGAATGACGAAATCGGGCGCCTAGCAACCGCATTCAACAAGATGGTGAAGGGCTTGAGGTCCGCGTACCAACATCTTGAAAGCGCGAATGCGACGCTGGCCTACCACTCGCAGGACTTGCAGTCTGAGATTGCAGAGCGCCGCAAGGCTGAGCAGGCCTCCCGTACGAGCGAGGCAAAATTCCGGGCGGTCGTTGAACATGCCACGGACATCGTCGCGGTCTTCGAAACGGACGCTTCCATTAAGTACATGTCACCCGCATGTATAAACATGATGGGCGTCACTCCAGAGTCGCTAATCGGAGAAAAGGCTGACCAGTTCGTTCATCCGTCTGATCTGGCTCGATTTACGTCCGCCTTGCTCGGCAGCCGGCGGGACATCACCGTCGCCATCAATGTCGAGGCGCGGTGGCGTCACGCGAATGGCAAGTGGCGATACCTCGCGTTCCGCGGTCGAAACCTGAGCGACCTTCCCGGAATCGATGGCATTCTGTTCAACGTGACCGACATCACAGAGGCGAAGCGATTTGAGCGTGAGCTGTTACACGCCAAGGACAGAGCCGAAGAGATGGTGCGACTGAAGAACAGCTTTCTCGCAAACATGAGTCAAGAGATCCGTACGCGACTTACCGGCATACTGGGGTTCGCTCAGATTCTCAACTCGGAGATCGATCCGTCGCAGCTGGAGCTCGTTGAACACATCGAGGGTAGCGGTACCCGACTCCTGAACACGCTGAATTCCGTGCTTGATCTGGCTGAGTTGGAGGCCCAGTCCGTGCGTCCTGAGCTGGAGGCACTGGACGTTGTGAAAGAGATCCGCGAAACGACGAAGCTCATTTCACCACTTGCTCATCTGAAAGGTCTCGCGTTTCACGTCGACATTCCTGACGAACGAATCTTCGCACAGGCGAATTCGAGTTGCTTGCACCGTGTGATCGTGAACCTGGCCAGCAACGCCGTCAAGTTCACTGACGAGGGCGAGGTTCGAATCAAGACTACGGCCGACGACCGACACGTTCGCATTGCAGTCGTCGATACGGGCGTCGGCATTTCCGAGGAATTCGTTCCGCAGCTTTTTGGTGAGTTCACCCAGGAATCGACCGGTAATGCACGAACTCATGAGGGCAGCGGCCTCGGACTGGCCATCACGCGCCGTCTGGTCGACCTCATGGACGGTGACATCAATGTCCAGAGCGAGAAAGGCCGCGGTAGCCGGTTCGTCGTCACACTGCCCCGGGCGCAGGCTCCGGCTGCAGGTGAAGAAAGACCGGACAAATTGCCGGTGCTGCGACCCGTGAAGCTTGGAGGGCGACGCTGGGCCTCGTGAGCCACCGCTATCCCACGCTGTCCAGGTCGCGTCGGCAGGAACTTTGTGCCTTGCGACGGCTATTCAAAAGCCTTTCGCAAAAATGTTGACAGCGCAGTACACCCTGCACCCCCAAATCATGCCGACCTACGTCTACAAAAGAGAAGACGGGACCACTTTCGAGCTCGAGCAGCGGATCACAGCGGACTCGCTCACGCACTGCCCCACCACAGGACAGCGAGTGGAACGCGTAATCAGTGGCGGTACAGGGCTGATCTTTAAGGGATCAGGGTTTTACATCACGGACTACGCCCGGAAGAACGGTTCGGCGCCGACTCCTGGCTCAGAGAAGAATGGGTCCGAGGCGTCAGAGCAGCCCAGGAAGGAATCAAGCGAAACGGCTTCGAAGAAGGAATCGAAAAAGGAATCGAATGACTCGTCTTCGAAGCCTGATTCGACGACCAAACCGAACAAGGCGGACTAGCGCGTTCTGCGCTATGCCAGGCGTTTTGCCGATTCGACAATGCTCACGAAGGAGTCCGCGTTGAGGCTGGCTCCTCCAATCAGTCCCCCATCTACGTCCTTCTGACTGAGCAACTCGTCGGCGTTTCCGGGATTCATGCTGCCACCATACAGGATCTCGATGGCATCGGCCGCCGCCTCACCGAACTGGTCGCGAAGGAGACCACGTATATAGCTGTGCATCTCTTGCGCCTGAGCAGGCGTGGCCGTTCGACCCGTCCCGATGGCCCACACGGGCTCGTACGCAATCACAAGATCGCCGGGGCGACCAATCAGTACGCCCGACAGACCCTTCCGTACCTGGCGCGAAACCACGTCTTCTTCCTGACCCGCCTCCCGCTCCGCAAGATGCTCGCCGACACAGAGGATCGGCACGAGTCCATGCTCAACGGCCTTCCGAACCTTCCGGTTCACCGTGTCATCAGTCTCTCCGAAATACTGCCTGCGTTCAGAGTGCCCGAGGATCACGTAGTGACAACCGACCGCGGACAACATCGCCGGCGAAGTCTCGCCCGTGAATGCCCCGGACTCCTCGTAGAACATGTTCTGGGCACCGACTAACAACGCTGTTTCATTGACGGTGCGTGCCACCTCGGAAACATTGACCGTCGGAGGACACACTGCCACCTTTACAGGCGCCGGGCTACCGATATCACCGGCTATTTCTCGTGCAAGTTCGATTGCTGAACCCACATCCGTATTCATTTTCCAGTTTCCCGCGATCAGCATGAGTTTTGGTATCTACGTTGGATGACTAGTGTTGGATGATCGTGTCGTGACGGCGCCCGGATCAGGATGAATCCGCGCCCGTCACTGCCATAAGGTCGTCAGCGACCGCCTGAATGGCGGGTCCGGAATACTTGCCAAGTATGATTCCGTCTTTGATCAGGAAGCGCTTCGGATGAACCCTGACGTTGAACGACCGGGCCAGTGGATCCTCTGCACCGAGCGGTAGAGCAATCTGGACGGTCGAAGGCTGCGATCCAAAGAAGGCTTCGTTGAGGTCTGAATCGGATTCCAGCGAAACGGACACAAAGGTCACGGTCTCACCCCGCTTGTATGAAGCCAGACTGTCTCGCAGAGCGCGTTCACGAATATACGTCGCGTCGGTGGGCCGGAAGAACTCGAGCAGGACGATCCCGGTTGTTGACGGATCGAACGAATACTCTTCACCCGTCCAGGTCACGGTGCTGAATGAAGGAGCGAGCATACCGGGCATCAGGTTTTCGATCTCGTACACAGTACCGCGCGCCCATTCAGCCCACGGGCTGTCGGCATACTCTGCGTCAATCCTGTTTGCTTCGATCACGGCTTCGTCAAGCATGTTGCTGTCGGCGTAGGCGACGACCATCTCCGACGCCAGTGCGGCCTGCAGTGCCTTGTCCACCGTCTTTCCGGACAGGCCGCGCACGAGCGCGATGGCCGAATCCTGTCCCCGCATTCGCGCTTCAGCCCGTCGCGCTGCCCGGGCAACATCCACAAAACCAGGCCCCTCCATCGGCAGTGACATGACCCTCTCCACCACCAGGGAGTCGTTGATTCCCTCCATCATCAGAACAGATTCAGCCGACGCCATGCCGGCGCCGATCGTGCCGGGGAATTGCTCGCTCAGCGCCCACAGGATCTGAGCACTCTGCATGAAACGCGTGGCGTGGCTCTCGGCCGAATACTGGCCCGACTGAATAAGAGATAGCAGTTCCCGGTTGTGGACCATCTTACCGTTTCGATACGCCATCCATGCCGCGTTTTCTACGGAGCGAATGATGAGCGGCCGATCACCGTCCGGTACCCGCAGACGCATCGATGCAGTGTCTGCCTCAGCCAGCACGATCTGCCCTTGTTTCACACGCGCTCCTCGCCGACTGACGATCAGCGGGTAAATGCCACGCTCCGGCGCT
This region includes:
- a CDS encoding PAS domain S-box protein, with the protein product MTRKLTHVVWRPLRSLRAKLTIFTFGLMAVISLSIYLFLPTRMENQAENALVDKASNIADMTAFAIGASSDTGDPVHVPIVLNGAAQVDDLVYAYVTALDGSVVADFNRMPNIYTVPYEFRMPGGVSDNRDIFRARRSIISRGRSAGTLHMGFSLESVATIARRSRLTIAIASIMIFVIGLTGVFAVSHIITAPLRQIASVAERISEGDFEGSLEIQSNDEIGRLATAFNKMVKGLRSAYQHLESANATLAYHSQDLQSEIAERRKAEQASRTSEAKFRAVVEHATDIVAVFETDASIKYMSPACINMMGVTPESLIGEKADQFVHPSDLARFTSALLGSRRDITVAINVEARWRHANGKWRYLAFRGRNLSDLPGIDGILFNVTDITEAKRFERELLHAKDRAEEMVRLKNSFLANMSQEIRTRLTGILGFAQILNSEIDPSQLELVEHIEGSGTRLLNTLNSVLDLAELEAQSVRPELEALDVVKEIRETTKLISPLAHLKGLAFHVDIPDERIFAQANSSCLHRVIVNLASNAVKFTDEGEVRIKTTADDRHVRIAVVDTGVGISEEFVPQLFGEFTQESTGNARTHEGSGLGLAITRRLVDLMDGDINVQSEKGRGSRFVVTLPRAQAPAAGEERPDKLPVLRPVKLGGRRWAS
- a CDS encoding zinc ribbon domain-containing protein, with product MPTYVYKREDGTTFELEQRITADSLTHCPTTGQRVERVISGGTGLIFKGSGFYITDYARKNGSAPTPGSEKNGSEASEQPRKESSETASKKESKKESNDSSSKPDSTTKPNKAD
- a CDS encoding triose-phosphate isomerase, producing MLIAGNWKMNTDVGSAIELAREIAGDIGSPAPVKVAVCPPTVNVSEVARTVNETALLVGAQNMFYEESGAFTGETSPAMLSAVGCHYVILGHSERRQYFGETDDTVNRKVRKAVEHGLVPILCVGEHLAEREAGQEEDVVSRQVRKGLSGVLIGRPGDLVIAYEPVWAIGTGRTATPAQAQEMHSYIRGLLRDQFGEAAADAIEILYGGSMNPGNADELLSQKDVDGGLIGGASLNADSFVSIVESAKRLA